A genomic window from Ascaphus truei isolate aAscTru1 chromosome 1, aAscTru1.hap1, whole genome shotgun sequence includes:
- the LOC142464908 gene encoding cytosolic beta-glucosidase-like isoform X3, with protein sequence MDSSIFPKSFAWGAATAAYQVEGIDYYNKMIDTLLENNVIPIVTLYHFDMPQALEDQGGWQSEKTAGVFEEYAEFCFKTFGDRVKMWITINEPYVVAKYGYEDGLFAPGKKEQGIGAYQAAHNMIKAHAKAWHNYNMFFRNQQKGLVSIALDSDWAEPFDPNSTTDKEATERYLSFHLHWFAKPIFIDGDYPEIMKSEIFKKSKHQGLQLSRLPEFTNEEKVKIKGTADFFCLNYYTTRKIRPRKTTHDEPSYSSDMAAEGIKDPNWPISSIEWLAVVPWGIRKLLKYIKDTFANPIIYITENGFAQSNPASLEDTQRWTYFQETLLEILKAIKLDRVSVKGYLVWSLLDNFEWISGYSARFGLFHVDFHRIDLPRTPYISAIEYSKVVKRNGLTKPMECFGSPHNS encoded by the exons GAATTGACTACTACAACAAAATGATTGATACACTGTTGGAAAATAATGTCATACCAATTGTGACGCTATATCACTTTGATATGCCTCAAGCTTTAGAAGATCAAGGAGGTTGGCAATCAGAAAAAACAGCTGGAGTCTTTGAGGAATATGCTGAGTTTTGTTTTAAAACATTTGGAGACCGAGTTAAAATGTGGATTACTATTAATGAGCCGTATGTTGTGGCTAAATATGGCTATGAGGATGGCCTTTTTGCACCTGGTAAAAAGGAACAAGGAATTGGAGCTTATCAAGCTGCTCATAATATGATAAAAGCACACGCTAAAGCCTGGCATAATTATAATATGTTCTTTAGAAATCAGCAGAAAGGGCTCGTGTCCATTGCACTTGACTCAGATTGGGCAGAACCGTTCGACCCAAACTCCACAACAGACAAGGAAGCTACTGAACGATATTTATCTTTCCATCTTCATTGGTTTGCAAAACCAATTTTTATAGATGGTGATTACCCTGAAATAATGAAGTCCGAGATCTTCAAAAAAAGCAAGCATCAAGGTTTACAATTATCTAGGCTTCCAGAATTCACCAATGAAGAAAAGGTTAAGATAAAGGGCACTGCAGACTTTTTTTGCTTAAATTACTACACTACCAGAAAAATAAGACCTCGCAAAACCACACATGATGAGCCCAGTTATTCTTCAGACATGGCagcagaaggaattaaggatcCAAATTGGCCCATATCCAGCATTGAGTGGTTGGCTGTTGTTCCATGGGGCATTCGCAAGTTGCTGAAATATATTAAG GACACGTTTGCTAACCCTATCATTTACATTACCGAAAATGGGTTTGCCCAGAGTAATCCTGCATCTCTTGAGGACACGCAGAGATGGACATATTTCCAAGAAACATTGCTGGAAATCCTAAAAG CCATTAAACTGGACAGAGTCAGCGTTAAAGGATATTTAGTTTGGTCCCTACTTGACAACTTTGAGTGGATAAGTGGCTATAGCGCCCGTTTTGGACTCTTTCATGTGGATTTTCATCGGATTGATCTGCCAAGGACCCCATACATTTCAGCTATAGAATATAGCAAGGTTGTTAAAAGAAACGGATTGACTAAACCAATGGAATGTTTTGGTTCTCCCCATAACAGctaa